A DNA window from Argopecten irradians isolate NY chromosome 10, Ai_NY, whole genome shotgun sequence contains the following coding sequences:
- the LOC138333516 gene encoding solute carrier family 22 member 6-B-like, which translates to MDGPLDVDQIWKSLGTWGRYQRGQMFLCLIAVVPVAFHLLCIVFIAYRPPHQCKEATIKDIFPHQDDYENSTYRFVFNKCSIDVYSNETDSNSTLITSTDCVSGYKYDVHRDASIVTEWDLFCEGGEVAELAQTMVILGQGIGAVLFSALADRYGRKPVHVFCHISMFAVTLGTAWSSNPAVFIALRCIMGALQSGTGLTVAVAALESLPVNSRYLWEIADIVCWTTGCILVVPVAYIFRDMSWRAMQIAFAVGSAYSLLEYWFLEESLRWLLANGKKKRAERIIRMAAKMNGKDYESVIKAASAKAREMETFLKSNDNGTVDSSTSKEESMVDGYKEGKDVLGKTKPEKYNTLTIFRHKRILLNSLIIWYTWTTNSLVYYALYLGSTSLSGNRYLNYFLMALVEYPAALSQWYSIKRYGRRKSCLIFHSIAGISLAVSTVCLIYTEDVTALGTVSLVFNLLGKYAITASFSTIFLYTPELYPTNLRSAGLGLASTCSRMGGMLAPFATSVASVVVWLPGAVFSVMCFLTVYLTSFLPETSGHELPTTISELKLWYKANTGGRKKSTKTADS; encoded by the exons ATGGATGGTCCTCTGGATGTGGATCAGATTTGGAAATCCTTGGGAACATGGGGGCGGTACCAAAGGGGTCAAATGTTCCTCTGTTTAATTGCAGTTGTTCCAGTAGCTTTTCATCTCCTTTGCATCGTTTTTATTG CCTACCGTCCACCACATCAGTGCAAAGAAGCAACAATAAAGGACATTTTTCCTCATCAAGATGACTATGAAAATAGCACGTATAGATTTGTCTTCAATAAATGCTCCATCGATGTGTACAGTAATGAGACGGATTCTAACTCTACACTCATCACAAGTACCGACTGTGTGTCGGGCTATAAGTATGACGTACACCGCGATGCCTCCATAGTAACGGAA TGGGATCTGTTTTGTGAAGGAGGAGAAGTGGCAGAACTAGCCCAGACCATGGTGATTCTAGGACAAGGGATAGGAGCGGTACTTTTTTCCGCATTAGCAGACCGGTATGGACGTAAACCCGTCCACGTATTCTGTCATATCTCTATGTTTGCCGTAACGCTTGGTACCGCCTGGTCTTCAAATCCAGCAGTCTTTATCGCATTGAGATGTATAATGGGAGCTTTGCAGTCG GGAACTGGATTAACCGTTGCTGTAGCAGCATTAGAATCGTTGCCAGTAAACTCCAGGTATTTGTGGGAAATTGCTGACATAGTTTGCTGGACCACGGGATGTATTCTTGTTGTCCCGGTAGCCTATATTTTCCGCGATATGTCCTGGCGTGCGATGCAAATTGCTTTTGCTGTTGGATCTGCGTACAGTCTTCTTGAATATTG GTTTCTTGAAGAATCACTAAGATGGCTTCTTGCAAACGGCAAAAAGAAAAGAGCCGAAAGAATCATCAGGATGGCCGCGAAAATGAATGGAAAAGACTATGAGTCTGTCATCAAAGCTGCCTCTGCTAAAGCTCGAGAAATGGAGACTTTTCTCAAATCTAACGACAATGGAACTGTGGATTCTTCGACATCGAAAGAAGAAAGCATGGTGGATGGTTACAAAGAGGGCAAGGACGTTCTGGGGAAAACAAAGCCGGAAAAATACAACACATTGACTATATTCAGGCACAAACGTATCCTACTCAACTCTCTCATTATTTGGTATACATG GACAACCAACAGTCTAGTGTATTACGCCTTGTATCTCGGCTCTACGTCCCTCTCCGGCAACCGATACCTTAATTACTTCCTGATGGCACTTGTGGAGTACCCTGCCGCCCTTTCACAATGGTATTCTATCAAAAG aTACGGAAGGAGAAAAAGCTGTTTAATATTCCACAGCATTGCCGGTATATCTTTAGCTGTGTCCACTGTATGTTTGATATACACAG AGGACGTTACTGCTCTAGGAACCGTGTCTCTAGTGTTTAACCTCCTTGGAAAGTATGCGATCACAGCTTCATTTAGCACCATATTCCTGTATACACCGGAGTTATATCCAACAAATCTAAG GAGCGCCGGACTAGGGTTAGCATCTACGTGTTCTCGGATGGGAGGTATGCTGGCCCCATTTGCAACGTCTGTG GCTAGTGTTGTGGTTTGGCTACCGGGAGCAGTGTTTTCGGTGATGTGTTTTTTGACCGTCTATCTGACGTCATTCCTGCCAGAAACCTCGGGACATGAACTACCGACAACTATATCGGAACTTAAATTGTGGTACAAAGCTAATACGGGCGGCAGGAAGAAATCAACGAAAACAGCAGATTCTTGA